In one Massilia endophytica genomic region, the following are encoded:
- a CDS encoding sugar nucleotide-binding protein, whose protein sequence is MPHASARQQSVLIVGGDSPIGEALAGRLRREGVAVATTSRHAERCGGAVLHFDLAAGRHALPLEQFGSVVLCAAVSSMARCEAEAEECERLNVRNTLSLADDCLAAGCFLVFLSSTAVFDGRKAFVARDEPPSPVSNYGRFKLAVEEALLDKAPGQAAVLRIGKVIGPRTPFLQQWEAAAAAGQPVRAFTNKLLSPLPLEQAVDGLRLLIAARQGGLYQLGGEGELSFYEFAQRWFAGRPDALRLIEATQDASAPPGPALHNSLTTFMPNTCHACHRPALQPVSAPAAFTSVTSDCRPWNYPLKLAVCGACGLIQKQIDAAYLEQTTAIYQSYAIYAQSGGAEQAVFTADGGGLARSEQIIAWLGRATPLPAAGRLLEIGCGNGAFLGKFSAAQPGWQLTGTEFDDKNRAVIEAIPNTRLHCGGLDTLEGQFDLVVAIHLLEHIVDPVSLLREAAARLKPGGRIFLQVPNVKESPFDLLIADHVSHFSVESLVALLSPAGFDLLAISDTNVPKELSLLLQPRGAAPAADAAQLAALAGGHLQLFAGLKQAAEEAEGVVGIFGSSISATWLASEVPGKIQFFVDEDSQRIGKSHMGLPILGVDQVPAGASLLLPMNPAIARRIAARLAGSGLRFVLPNQENSHV, encoded by the coding sequence ATGCCGCACGCGTCCGCCCGCCAGCAAAGCGTCCTGATCGTGGGGGGCGACAGCCCCATCGGCGAGGCGCTGGCCGGGCGGCTGCGCCGCGAGGGCGTGGCCGTGGCCACCACCTCGCGCCACGCGGAGCGCTGCGGCGGCGCGGTGCTGCATTTCGACCTGGCGGCAGGCCGCCACGCGCTGCCCCTGGAACAGTTCGGCAGCGTGGTGCTGTGCGCCGCCGTGTCCAGCATGGCGCGCTGCGAAGCGGAGGCGGAGGAGTGCGAACGCCTCAATGTGCGCAACACCCTGAGCCTGGCGGACGACTGCCTGGCGGCGGGCTGCTTCCTCGTCTTCCTGTCCAGCACGGCCGTGTTCGACGGCCGCAAGGCCTTCGTGGCGCGGGACGAGCCTCCTTCGCCCGTGTCCAACTACGGCCGCTTCAAGCTGGCCGTGGAAGAGGCGCTGCTGGACAAGGCGCCCGGCCAGGCCGCCGTGCTGCGGATAGGCAAGGTGATCGGCCCCCGCACGCCTTTCCTGCAACAATGGGAGGCGGCCGCGGCGGCGGGCCAGCCCGTGCGGGCCTTCACCAACAAGCTGCTCTCGCCCCTGCCGCTGGAACAGGCCGTGGATGGCCTGCGCCTGCTGATCGCGGCCCGGCAGGGCGGGCTCTATCAGCTGGGCGGCGAGGGCGAGCTGTCCTTTTACGAGTTTGCGCAGCGCTGGTTCGCGGGCCGTCCCGACGCGCTGCGCCTGATCGAAGCCACGCAGGACGCCTCGGCCCCGCCCGGCCCGGCCCTGCACAATTCACTGACGACCTTTATGCCGAATACCTGCCACGCCTGCCACCGCCCGGCCCTCCAGCCGGTCAGCGCGCCCGCGGCCTTCACCTCCGTGACCTCGGACTGCAGGCCCTGGAACTATCCCCTGAAGCTTGCCGTCTGCGGCGCCTGCGGCCTGATCCAGAAGCAGATCGATGCCGCCTACCTGGAACAGACCACGGCCATCTACCAGAGCTACGCCATCTACGCCCAGAGCGGCGGCGCGGAGCAGGCCGTGTTCACGGCCGACGGCGGCGGCCTGGCGCGCTCGGAGCAGATCATTGCCTGGCTCGGCCGCGCAACCCCGCTGCCCGCCGCCGGCCGCCTGCTGGAGATCGGCTGCGGCAACGGCGCCTTCCTCGGCAAGTTCAGCGCCGCCCAGCCCGGCTGGCAACTGACGGGCACGGAGTTCGACGACAAGAACCGCGCCGTGATCGAGGCCATTCCCAACACCCGCCTGCACTGCGGCGGGCTCGATACGCTGGAAGGCCAGTTCGATCTGGTGGTGGCCATCCACCTGCTGGAACACATCGTGGACCCCGTGAGCCTGCTGCGCGAAGCGGCGGCCAGGCTGAAGCCGGGCGGACGCATCTTCCTCCAGGTGCCGAACGTCAAGGAATCGCCTTTCGATCTGCTGATTGCCGACCATGTCTCGCACTTCTCGGTGGAGTCCCTGGTGGCCCTGCTGTCGCCCGCGGGCTTCGACCTGCTCGCCATCTCGGACACCAATGTGCCCAAGGAGCTGTCCCTGCTGCTGCAGCCGCGCGGCGCGGCGCCTGCGGCCGACGCGGCCCAGCTGGCCGCCCTGGCGGGCGGCCACCTCCAGCTGTTCGCGGGCCTCAAGCAGGCGGCCGAAGAGGCCGAGGGCGTGGTGGGCATCTTCGGCTCGTCCATCTCGGCCACCTGGCTGGCCAGCGAAGTGCCCGGCAAGATCCAGTTCTTCGTGGACGAAGACAGCCAGCGCATCGGCAAGAGCCATATGGGCCTGCCGATCCTCGGCGTGGACCAGGTGCCGGCCGGCGCCAGCCTGCTGCTGCCCATGAATCCCGCGATCGCGCGCCGCATCGCCGCCCGCCTGGCGGGCAGCGGCCTGCGCTTCGTACTGCCCAACCAGGAGAATTCCCATGTCTGA
- a CDS encoding O-linked N-acetylglucosamine transferase family protein translates to MTSLFSDAAAKHRSAMAQATAGQLSIIDLFSTAQELTAAGQSGMAVELYRTWLGNSNSPIAYAAWFNLGVLLSDRGDSAAAETCYRTAVAHNPRFSEGWLNLGTLLERLQRPNEALDAWRQVVSYANTEVEAERAQAIMALNNLGRLLEIQRDYPGAEEVMTSSLRLNPKQPDVITHWVHLRQKQCRWPVFDTALSGVALPDLMEATSALAMLSGSPDPAMQLASAKRFIRDKVKLTTDYLSKRSGYGHERLRIGYMSGDLCWHAVSILTAELYGLHDRNRVEVYGFDWSREDGSAIRARVVAGFDRHFRVAEMSDRDVAQLIRSQEIDILVDLHGLTRGARPDILSLRPAPVQMTWLGLPGTTGHPEIDYVIADDFVLPTELEPYFTEKPLRLPRCFQINDRQREVGPAPTRASLGLPEDAFVFCAFNNNFKITEDFFGAWMRILKRVPGSVLWLLSDNEQVNTNLLRRAELAGVAAERLIFVERAIPAEYLARYKVADLFLDTAPFNGGTTASDALWACLPVLTCAGRTFSSRMAGSLLRAVGLPELITFELDAYEEKAVALGLDRARALALRRQLEETRLESDLFDTPRFVRDLEDAFERVALKGEPQPAVPLPPQLDLPLVSVLIPTHNRPDYCELALQSVLAQNYPNLEVVISDNSENDDTERRLAPLVARDPRIRYLRAPGCGVMDNFMNCFHGSRGEFVNFLMDDDLYHPEKINRMMLAMASGPNVGLVTSFRQLIDADGNFLPPLTGTERLFEQPTAINGVSFAEMILRNGTNLVGEPTTAMFRRSLLDGQFGVFLGRQYTSLSDVATWLQVMTRADVVYLPEALSYFRIHGGQDQRNNRVRIESNVEWLQLLCDAHLQGKFLVDRPALQEMLTSKLMTCMWYMTSMHEDIKNGAIEAARIQTAVNTALGILLTRQG, encoded by the coding sequence ATGACCTCCCTCTTCTCCGACGCCGCCGCCAAGCACCGCAGCGCCATGGCCCAGGCCACCGCCGGCCAGCTCTCGATCATCGACCTGTTCTCCACCGCCCAGGAACTGACGGCGGCCGGCCAGTCGGGCATGGCGGTCGAGCTCTACCGCACCTGGCTGGGCAACAGCAATTCCCCCATCGCCTACGCGGCCTGGTTCAACCTGGGCGTGCTGCTGAGCGACCGGGGCGACTCCGCCGCCGCCGAGACCTGCTACCGCACGGCCGTGGCCCACAATCCCCGCTTCAGCGAAGGCTGGCTCAACCTGGGCACCCTGCTGGAGCGCCTGCAGCGCCCGAACGAGGCGCTGGACGCCTGGCGCCAGGTGGTGAGCTACGCCAACACCGAGGTCGAGGCCGAGCGCGCCCAGGCCATCATGGCCCTGAACAACCTGGGCCGCCTGCTGGAGATCCAGCGCGACTATCCGGGCGCCGAGGAGGTCATGACCTCCAGCCTGCGCCTGAACCCCAAGCAGCCGGACGTGATCACGCACTGGGTGCACCTGCGCCAGAAGCAGTGCCGCTGGCCCGTGTTCGACACCGCCCTGTCCGGCGTGGCCCTGCCCGACCTGATGGAAGCGACCTCCGCGCTGGCCATGCTGAGCGGCTCGCCCGATCCGGCCATGCAGCTGGCCTCGGCCAAGCGCTTCATCCGCGACAAGGTCAAGCTGACCACGGACTACCTGAGCAAGCGCAGCGGCTACGGCCATGAGCGCCTGCGCATCGGCTACATGTCGGGCGACCTCTGCTGGCATGCCGTGTCCATCCTGACGGCCGAACTGTACGGCCTGCACGACCGCAACCGGGTCGAGGTCTACGGCTTCGACTGGAGCCGCGAGGACGGCTCGGCCATCCGCGCCCGCGTGGTGGCCGGCTTCGACCGCCACTTCCGCGTGGCGGAAATGAGCGACCGCGACGTCGCCCAGCTGATCCGCTCGCAGGAAATCGACATCCTCGTCGACCTGCACGGCCTGACGCGCGGCGCGCGCCCGGACATCCTGAGCCTGCGCCCGGCGCCGGTGCAGATGACCTGGCTGGGCCTGCCGGGCACGACAGGCCACCCCGAGATCGACTACGTGATCGCGGACGACTTCGTGCTGCCCACGGAGCTGGAGCCGTATTTCACGGAGAAGCCCCTGCGCCTGCCGCGCTGCTTCCAGATCAACGACCGCCAGCGCGAAGTGGGCCCGGCGCCCACGCGCGCCAGCCTGGGCCTGCCGGAGGACGCCTTCGTCTTCTGCGCCTTCAACAACAACTTCAAGATCACGGAAGACTTCTTCGGCGCCTGGATGCGCATCCTGAAGCGGGTGCCGGGCAGCGTGCTGTGGCTGCTCTCCGACAACGAGCAGGTCAACACCAACCTGCTGCGCCGCGCCGAGCTGGCGGGCGTGGCCGCCGAGCGCCTGATCTTCGTCGAACGCGCCATTCCGGCCGAATACCTGGCCCGCTACAAGGTGGCCGACCTGTTCCTGGACACCGCCCCCTTCAACGGCGGCACCACGGCCAGTGACGCCCTGTGGGCCTGCCTGCCGGTGCTCACCTGCGCCGGACGCACCTTCTCCTCGCGCATGGCGGGCAGCCTGCTGCGCGCCGTGGGCCTGCCCGAGCTCATCACCTTCGAGCTGGACGCCTACGAGGAAAAGGCCGTGGCCCTGGGCCTGGACCGTGCGCGCGCCCTGGCCCTGCGCCGCCAGCTGGAAGAAACCCGCCTGGAAAGCGACCTGTTCGACACGCCGCGCTTCGTGCGCGACCTGGAGGACGCCTTCGAGCGCGTGGCGCTCAAGGGCGAGCCCCAGCCCGCCGTGCCGCTGCCGCCGCAGCTCGACCTGCCGCTGGTGTCGGTGCTCATTCCCACGCACAACCGCCCCGACTACTGCGAACTGGCCCTGCAGTCGGTGCTGGCCCAGAACTATCCAAACCTGGAAGTGGTCATCAGCGACAACAGCGAGAACGACGACACCGAGCGCCGCCTGGCGCCCCTGGTGGCGCGCGACCCGCGCATCCGCTACCTGCGGGCCCCCGGCTGCGGCGTGATGGACAACTTCATGAACTGCTTCCACGGTTCGCGCGGCGAGTTCGTCAACTTCCTGATGGATGACGACCTCTACCATCCGGAGAAGATCAACCGCATGATGCTGGCCATGGCCAGCGGCCCGAACGTGGGCCTGGTGACCTCCTTCCGCCAGCTGATCGACGCGGACGGCAACTTCCTGCCGCCGCTGACGGGCACCGAGCGCCTGTTCGAGCAGCCGACCGCCATCAACGGCGTGTCCTTCGCCGAAATGATCCTGCGCAACGGCACCAACCTGGTGGGCGAGCCCACCACGGCCATGTTCCGCCGCAGCCTGCTGGACGGCCAGTTCGGCGTCTTCCTGGGCCGCCAGTACACCAGCCTGTCCGACGTGGCCACCTGGCTGCAGGTGATGACGCGGGCCGACGTGGTCTACCTGCCGGAGGCGCTGAGCTACTTCCGCATCCACGGCGGCCAGGACCAGCGCAACAACCGCGTGCGCATCGAGTCCAATGTGGAATGGCTGCAGCTGCTGTGCGACGCCCACCTGCAGGGCAAGTTCCTGGTGGACCGTCCGGCCCTGCAGGAAATGCTGACCAGCAAGCTGATGACCTGCATGTGGTACATGACCTCCATGCACGAGGACATCAAGAACGGCGCCATCGAGGCCGCGCGCATCCAGACCGCCGTGAACACCGCACTGGGCATCCTGCTCACGCGCCAGGGCTGA
- a CDS encoding FkbM family methyltransferase, whose amino-acid sequence MISVTDTLTQFQEGKIDKPTFIKTMYEAHHAVFFDYAAYLPRTNVKKIEVEDGRVIMTSRDRGIRIACTPGDYRVAPMETLNFFDYEKEESDMMEKLVADGDNFFDIGANIGWYSINIAASRRATTVYAFEPIPDTYERLQTNLALNATSNIKPFNFGLSDQPGEFTFYYPAEGSGNASAVNLTGRGDVRTAQCTVRTLDAFAEETGVRVDFIKCDVEGAELLVFKGGHATIARDKPIVLAEILRKWSAQFGYSPNEIFTLFRALGYEAYTSNGGRLQPFGTMDENTIPTNFFFLHREKHAELLRQHAVQA is encoded by the coding sequence ATGATTTCTGTCACCGATACGCTGACCCAGTTCCAGGAAGGCAAGATCGACAAGCCGACCTTCATCAAGACCATGTACGAGGCGCACCACGCGGTCTTCTTCGACTACGCGGCCTACCTGCCGCGCACCAATGTGAAGAAGATCGAGGTCGAGGACGGGCGCGTCATCATGACCTCGCGCGACCGCGGCATCCGCATCGCCTGCACGCCCGGCGACTACCGCGTGGCGCCCATGGAAACGCTGAACTTCTTCGACTACGAGAAGGAAGAGTCGGACATGATGGAGAAGCTGGTGGCCGACGGCGACAACTTCTTCGACATCGGCGCCAATATCGGCTGGTACTCCATCAATATCGCCGCCTCGCGCCGCGCCACCACGGTGTACGCCTTCGAGCCGATCCCGGATACCTACGAGCGCCTGCAGACCAACCTGGCCCTGAACGCCACCAGCAATATCAAGCCCTTCAACTTCGGCCTGTCCGACCAGCCGGGCGAGTTCACCTTCTACTACCCGGCCGAAGGCTCGGGCAACGCCTCGGCGGTGAACCTGACGGGCCGCGGCGACGTGCGCACCGCCCAGTGCACCGTGCGCACCCTGGACGCCTTCGCCGAGGAAACGGGCGTACGCGTGGACTTCATCAAGTGCGACGTGGAAGGCGCCGAGCTGCTCGTGTTCAAGGGCGGCCACGCCACCATCGCGCGCGACAAGCCCATCGTGCTGGCCGAAATCCTGCGCAAGTGGTCGGCCCAGTTCGGCTACAGCCCGAACGAGATCTTCACCCTGTTCCGCGCCCTGGGCTACGAGGCCTATACCAGCAACGGGGGCCGCCTGCAGCCCTTCGGCACCATGGACGAGAACACCATTCCGACCAACTTCTTTTTCCTGCACCGGGAAAAGCACGCCGAGCTGCTGCGCCAGCACGCGGTCCAGGCCTGA
- a CDS encoding transketolase family protein: MRTTFIDSLLALAERDERIFLLCGDLGYSVLEPFARRFPERFLNVGIAEQNMVGLATGLSMEGYTVFCYSIGNFPTLRAMEQIRYDVCYHEANVKIIAVGGGYAYGPLSTSHHTTEELGMLRTIPGLVVTAPGDPSEVAAMTGFIASHPGPCYMRLNKAGEPRLHAAPPEVSLGRALALKQGAHRAAVFATGDMVGYASRYIEQHGLAADLYSFPFVNPIDTAQLAELAARYSQIATLEEHQANGGFGSAILERLHDLLSEGRLAALPAVKRIAIPNAFISSAGTQDYLREQMSLTLRDWPAGQS; this comes from the coding sequence ATGAGGACCACCTTTATCGACAGCCTGCTGGCCCTGGCCGAAAGGGACGAGCGCATCTTCCTGCTGTGCGGGGACCTGGGCTATTCCGTGCTGGAGCCCTTCGCCCGGCGCTTCCCCGAGCGCTTCCTGAACGTGGGCATCGCCGAACAGAACATGGTGGGCCTGGCGACGGGCCTGAGCATGGAAGGCTATACCGTCTTCTGCTACTCCATCGGCAATTTCCCCACCCTGCGCGCGATGGAGCAGATCCGCTACGACGTGTGCTACCACGAGGCCAACGTGAAGATCATCGCCGTGGGCGGCGGCTATGCCTACGGCCCCCTCAGCACCTCCCACCACACCACCGAGGAACTGGGCATGCTGCGCACCATTCCCGGCCTGGTGGTGACGGCGCCCGGCGATCCGTCCGAGGTGGCGGCCATGACGGGCTTTATCGCCAGCCATCCCGGCCCCTGCTACATGCGCCTGAACAAGGCGGGCGAGCCGCGCCTGCACGCCGCGCCGCCCGAGGTGAGCCTGGGCCGCGCCCTGGCGCTGAAGCAGGGCGCGCACCGCGCCGCCGTCTTCGCCACGGGCGACATGGTGGGCTATGCCAGCCGCTACATCGAGCAGCACGGCCTGGCGGCGGACCTGTACAGCTTCCCCTTCGTCAATCCCATCGACACGGCCCAGCTGGCCGAGCTGGCCGCGCGCTACAGCCAGATCGCCACGCTGGAAGAGCACCAGGCCAACGGCGGCTTCGGCTCGGCCATCCTGGAGCGCCTGCACGACCTGCTGTCCGAGGGCAGGCTGGCCGCCCTGCCCGCCGTGAAGCGGATTGCGATCCCGAATGCCTTCATCAGCAGCGCCGGTACGCAGGACTACCTGCGCGAACAGATGTCGCTGACCCTGCGGGACTGGCCTGCCGGACAGTCCTGA
- a CDS encoding transketolase, translated as MTTTQDLARNIRLQCLQMCFNKRASHLGGALSVADVLAVLYGSVLHKDPAQPKAPQRDRLFYSKGHACTALYAVLAETGYYPHAALETFTDNGSYFTSHVNHKVPGVELSTGSLGHALSVAAGTALAGKRRQADWHVFAVVSDGELDEGSNWEAILFAPHHKLDNLTLVVDYNKIQSFGSTAEVLNLDPLADKFRAFGWDCIEVDGHDHGQLSAALAKTGRQPGKPRVVVAHTVKGKGVSFMENQLAWHYKSPDAAQFAAAREELTQGHAA; from the coding sequence ATGACCACCACCCAAGACCTGGCCCGCAACATCCGGCTGCAATGCCTGCAGATGTGCTTTAACAAGCGCGCATCGCACCTGGGCGGCGCCCTCTCTGTCGCCGACGTGCTGGCCGTGCTGTACGGCAGTGTGCTGCACAAGGACCCGGCCCAGCCCAAGGCGCCCCAGCGCGACCGCCTCTTCTACAGCAAGGGCCACGCCTGCACCGCCCTCTACGCCGTGCTGGCCGAAACGGGCTACTACCCGCACGCCGCGCTGGAGACCTTCACCGACAACGGCAGCTACTTCACCTCCCACGTCAACCACAAGGTGCCAGGCGTCGAGCTCTCGACGGGCAGCCTGGGCCACGCGCTCTCCGTGGCGGCGGGCACGGCCCTGGCGGGCAAGCGCCGCCAGGCGGACTGGCATGTGTTCGCCGTCGTCAGCGACGGCGAGCTGGACGAAGGCTCGAACTGGGAAGCCATTCTCTTCGCCCCCCACCACAAGCTGGACAACCTGACCCTGGTGGTGGACTACAACAAGATCCAGAGCTTCGGCAGCACGGCCGAGGTGCTCAACCTCGACCCGCTGGCCGACAAGTTCCGCGCCTTCGGCTGGGACTGCATCGAGGTGGACGGCCACGACCACGGCCAGCTGTCCGCCGCCCTGGCCAAGACGGGCCGCCAGCCCGGCAAGCCGCGCGTGGTGGTGGCCCACACCGTCAAGGGCAAGGGCGTGAGCTTCATGGAAAACCAGCTGGCCTGGCACTACAAGTCGCCGGATGCCGCCCAGTTCGCGGCGGCGCGCGAGGAACTGACGCAAGGACACGCAGCATGA
- a CDS encoding NAD-dependent epimerase/dehydratase family protein: protein MPRHAVETADMQAITAGFGLQWEKLGGKTVCITGAAGFLPSYMVESLLYLNETRQLGIRVLAMARSRAGFERRFAHHAGRPDLVCIEQDISRPFTLDEKPHYIIHAASQASPKYYSSDPVGTLSANTLGTAALLELARASGSEGFLYFSSSEVYGQPSRVPTAEDDYGVVDPTNVRACYAESKRMGENMCVSWHHQHGVPVKIVRPFHTYGPRMLLDDGRVYADFVACILRNEPIALKSDGLATRAFCYSADAVAGFWKVLLDGAPATAYNIGNPDGEISMRGLGQLLVGMYPEKGLTVSFVERKEGDVYMPSAVSRGCPDIARAAALGWQPRTSLADGFRRTIESYL from the coding sequence ATGCCACGCCACGCCGTCGAAACCGCCGACATGCAGGCCATCACGGCCGGCTTCGGCCTCCAGTGGGAGAAGCTGGGCGGGAAGACCGTCTGCATCACGGGCGCGGCGGGCTTCCTGCCGTCCTATATGGTGGAAAGCCTGCTCTACCTGAACGAAACGCGCCAGCTCGGCATCCGCGTGCTGGCCATGGCCCGCAGCCGCGCGGGCTTCGAGCGCCGCTTCGCCCACCACGCGGGCCGTCCGGACCTGGTGTGCATCGAGCAGGACATCAGCCGCCCCTTCACGCTGGACGAGAAGCCCCACTACATCATCCACGCGGCCAGCCAGGCCAGCCCGAAATACTATTCGAGCGACCCGGTGGGCACCCTGAGCGCCAACACCCTGGGCACGGCCGCCCTGCTGGAGCTGGCCCGCGCCAGCGGCAGCGAAGGCTTCCTGTATTTCAGCAGCAGCGAAGTCTACGGCCAGCCTTCGCGCGTGCCCACCGCCGAAGACGATTACGGCGTGGTGGACCCGACGAACGTGCGGGCCTGCTATGCCGAGAGCAAGCGCATGGGCGAGAACATGTGCGTCTCCTGGCACCACCAGCACGGCGTGCCCGTGAAGATCGTGCGCCCCTTCCACACCTACGGCCCGCGCATGCTGCTGGACGACGGCCGCGTGTATGCGGACTTCGTCGCCTGCATCCTGCGCAACGAGCCTATCGCCCTGAAGAGCGACGGCCTGGCCACGCGCGCCTTCTGCTATTCGGCGGACGCGGTGGCGGGCTTCTGGAAGGTGCTGCTGGACGGCGCTCCGGCCACGGCCTACAACATCGGCAACCCGGACGGCGAGATCAGCATGCGCGGCCTGGGCCAGCTGCTGGTGGGCATGTATCCGGAGAAGGGCCTGACCGTCAGTTTTGTCGAGCGCAAGGAAGGCGACGTCTACATGCCGAGCGCCGTGTCGCGCGGCTGCCCGGACATCGCCCGCGCCGCGGCCCTCGGCTGGCAGCCCCGCACCTCGCTGGCGGACGGCTTCCGCCGCACCATCGAAAGCTATCTGTGA
- the rfbH gene encoding lipopolysaccharide biosynthesis protein RfbH — MSEQQSKEQLREQIAALVRQYGALASQPRAFEPGVTVVPPAGKVVGAPEMELMVEASLDAWLTTGRFNDQFEAKLAKLIGVQHLITVNSGSSANLVAFNTLTSPKLGARAIQPGDEVIGVAAGFPTTVNPIIQFGAVPVFVDVELGTYNIDVSKLEAAIGPKTKAIMLAHTLGNPYNLDVITALCKKYNLWLVEDCCDALGSTYRGQMVGTFGDIGTMSFYPAHHITMGEGGAVFTNNYELKQIAESFRDWGRDCYCPPGKDNTCGKRFCWKLGTLPEGYDHKYTYSHLGYNLKITDMQAACGLAQIERAAGFIQARKDNFAYLKERLQSCADFLILPEATEGSDPSWFGFPMTLKPEANVSRVDLLTYLDQHKIGTRLLFAGNLTRQPYMIGRNYRVSGELTNTDRVMNDTFWIGVFPGLTREMLDFTATKLEEFFGVGF; from the coding sequence ATGAGCGAGCAACAAAGCAAAGAACAACTGCGCGAGCAGATCGCGGCGCTGGTGCGCCAGTACGGCGCCCTGGCCAGCCAGCCGCGCGCCTTCGAGCCCGGCGTGACCGTGGTGCCGCCCGCAGGCAAGGTGGTGGGCGCCCCGGAAATGGAACTGATGGTGGAAGCCTCGCTGGACGCCTGGCTGACCACGGGCCGCTTCAACGACCAGTTCGAGGCGAAGCTGGCCAAACTGATCGGCGTGCAGCACCTGATCACCGTGAACTCGGGCTCCTCGGCCAACCTGGTGGCCTTCAACACCCTCACCTCGCCCAAGCTGGGCGCGCGCGCCATCCAGCCGGGCGACGAAGTGATCGGCGTGGCGGCGGGCTTCCCCACCACCGTGAACCCCATCATCCAGTTCGGCGCCGTGCCCGTCTTCGTGGATGTGGAGCTGGGCACCTACAACATCGACGTGAGCAAGCTGGAAGCGGCCATCGGCCCGAAGACCAAGGCCATCATGCTGGCCCACACCCTGGGCAATCCCTACAACCTGGACGTGATCACCGCCCTGTGCAAGAAGTACAATCTGTGGCTGGTGGAAGACTGCTGCGACGCCCTGGGCTCGACCTACCGCGGCCAGATGGTGGGCACCTTCGGCGACATCGGCACCATGTCCTTCTATCCCGCCCACCACATCACGATGGGCGAGGGCGGCGCCGTCTTCACCAACAACTATGAGCTCAAGCAGATCGCCGAATCCTTCCGCGACTGGGGCCGCGACTGCTATTGCCCGCCGGGCAAGGACAACACCTGCGGCAAGCGCTTCTGCTGGAAGCTGGGCACCCTGCCGGAAGGCTACGACCACAAGTACACCTACAGCCACCTGGGCTACAACCTGAAGATCACCGACATGCAGGCAGCCTGCGGCCTGGCCCAGATCGAGCGCGCGGCGGGCTTCATCCAGGCGCGCAAGGACAACTTCGCCTACCTGAAGGAGCGCCTGCAGTCCTGCGCCGACTTCCTGATCCTGCCGGAAGCGACGGAAGGCTCGGACCCGTCCTGGTTCGGCTTCCCCATGACCCTGAAGCCGGAAGCGAACGTGTCGCGCGTGGACCTGCTGACCTACCTGGACCAGCACAAGATCGGCACCCGCCTGCTGTTCGCGGGCAACCTGACGCGCCAGCCCTACATGATCGGCCGCAACTACCGCGTGTCCGGCGAGCTCACCAATACCGACCGCGTGATGAACGACACCTTCTGGATCGGCGTCTTCCCCGGCCTCACCCGCGAAATGCTGGACTTTACCGCCACCAAGCTGGAAGAGTTCTTCGGCGTCGGCTTCTGA
- the rfbG gene encoding CDP-glucose 4,6-dehydratase, with protein MNPSFWHGKRVFLTGHTGFKGSWLSLWLQSLGAQVTGFALAPPSTPSLFETARVADGMQSVQGDIRDADALRSALQAARPEIVIHMAAQALVRYSYANPVETYATNVMGLVHLFEAVRATPGVRAVVNVTSDKCYDNKEWPWGYRENEPMGGYDPYSNSKGCAELVTSAYRSSYFNPERHAEHGVALGSGRAGNVIGGGDWAEDRLIPDMIRAISRGTSVKIRSPHAIRPWQHVLEPLSGYLTLAERLFEEGAAYAEGFNFGPHDTDARPVEWIIGRLCQRWGEGAAWELDGAPQPHEATYLKLDCSKARSRLGWQPRWQLGQTIDHIVAWHKAHAAGQDMHAFTLGQIATYQNTAIEQG; from the coding sequence ATGAACCCCTCGTTCTGGCACGGCAAGCGCGTCTTCCTGACCGGCCACACCGGCTTCAAGGGCAGCTGGCTCAGCCTGTGGCTGCAGTCCCTCGGCGCCCAGGTCACGGGCTTCGCCCTCGCCCCGCCCAGCACGCCCAGCCTGTTCGAGACCGCCCGCGTGGCGGACGGCATGCAGTCCGTGCAGGGCGATATCCGCGACGCCGACGCCCTGCGCAGCGCCCTGCAGGCGGCCCGCCCCGAGATCGTGATCCACATGGCGGCCCAGGCCCTGGTGCGCTATTCCTACGCCAACCCGGTGGAGACCTACGCCACCAACGTGATGGGCCTGGTGCACCTGTTCGAGGCCGTGCGCGCCACGCCCGGCGTACGCGCCGTGGTCAATGTAACGAGCGACAAGTGCTACGATAACAAGGAGTGGCCCTGGGGCTACCGCGAGAACGAGCCGATGGGGGGCTATGACCCCTACAGCAACAGCAAGGGCTGCGCCGAACTGGTGACCAGCGCCTACCGCTCGTCCTATTTCAATCCGGAGCGCCATGCCGAGCACGGCGTGGCCCTGGGTTCCGGCCGCGCCGGCAATGTGATCGGCGGCGGCGACTGGGCGGAAGACCGCCTGATTCCGGACATGATCCGCGCCATCAGCCGCGGCACGTCCGTGAAGATCCGCAGCCCGCACGCGATCCGCCCCTGGCAGCACGTGCTGGAACCGCTGTCGGGCTACCTGACCCTGGCCGAGCGCCTCTTCGAGGAAGGCGCGGCCTATGCCGAGGGCTTCAACTTCGGTCCGCATGACACGGACGCGCGCCCGGTAGAATGGATCATTGGCCGCCTGTGCCAGCGCTGGGGCGAGGGCGCGGCCTGGGAGCTGGACGGCGCACCGCAGCCGCACGAGGCCACCTACCTCAAGCTGGACTGCTCCAAGGCGCGCAGCCGCCTGGGCTGGCAGCCGCGCTGGCAGCTCGGCCAGACCATCGACCACATCGTGGCCTGGCACAAGGCGCACGCCGCCGGCCAGGACATGCATGCATTCACGCTGGGCCAGATCGCCACCTATCAAAATACTGCAATCGAACAAGGCTGA